One segment of Dolichospermum sp. DET69 DNA contains the following:
- a CDS encoding reverse transcriptase N-terminal domain-containing protein: MIGHRDNSSESWKTLPWKKFRRNLFRLQKRVYKAVQVGDKLKAKSLQKLILKSTAARLLAIRQVSQLNAGKKTAGIDGKKSLTFKERFELNELLKASVSNWKHQGLREIPIPKKDGTTRMLKIPTIADRAYQCLIKYALEPAHEATFHARSYGFRTGRSAHDAQKILFDNLRSTSNGIDKRVIELDIEKCFDRINHTAIMERLIAPYSIRQGIFRCLKAGVNPEFPEQGTPQGGVVSPLLANIALNGIESIHTYKDAGGSIKEPSIRYADDMVIILRPQDDATEILDKISQFLAERGMKVSEKKTKLTAATDGFDFLGWHFKVQKNGKFRCVPSADNFKSFRKKVKYIVNNSNYGSTTKAEKLAPVVRGWRNYHRFCKMDGSRNSLFHIQNRAFRVFNKETKQNRYTSKQLLDKAFPAVPYSENKHINVKGEKSPYDGDLSYWSERNSKLYNNNTSKALKRQSHKCGHCGLKMLSDEKVHFHHIDGNHKNGKPKNLLAIHESCHDYIHMSKSES; this comes from the coding sequence ATGATTGGACACAGAGACAACTCTAGTGAATCTTGGAAGACGTTGCCCTGGAAGAAATTCCGCCGCAACTTATTCCGCCTACAAAAACGAGTGTACAAAGCGGTTCAAGTTGGCGACAAGCTTAAAGCGAAGTCCTTACAAAAGCTGATTCTGAAGTCAACCGCAGCAAGATTATTGGCTATCCGTCAAGTATCACAGCTAAACGCTGGGAAAAAGACCGCAGGAATTGATGGCAAAAAGTCCCTTACCTTTAAGGAACGCTTCGAGCTTAATGAACTGCTAAAAGCATCTGTTAGCAACTGGAAACACCAGGGGCTAAGAGAAATACCCATCCCCAAAAAGGACGGTACTACCAGGATGCTGAAAATCCCTACTATTGCTGATAGGGCTTATCAATGCCTTATCAAATACGCATTAGAACCAGCACACGAGGCAACCTTCCACGCCAGGAGTTACGGGTTTAGGACTGGACGGTCAGCGCATGACGCACAGAAAATCCTGTTCGACAACTTACGCTCAACCAGCAACGGAATAGATAAACGAGTTATAGAACTCGATATTGAAAAATGCTTTGACAGGATAAACCACACCGCCATTATGGAGAGACTCATCGCTCCTTATAGCATAAGACAAGGAATCTTCCGATGTCTCAAAGCCGGAGTTAATCCAGAGTTCCCCGAACAAGGAACACCTCAAGGTGGCGTGGTAAGTCCACTATTAGCGAACATCGCCTTAAACGGTATCGAAAGTATCCATACATATAAAGATGCCGGAGGGTCAATAAAAGAACCATCAATCCGTTATGCGGATGACATGGTAATAATACTTAGACCTCAAGACGATGCCACAGAAATACTTGACAAAATCAGTCAGTTCCTAGCAGAGCGGGGAATGAAAGTCAGCGAGAAAAAGACAAAGCTAACCGCCGCGACAGATGGGTTTGATTTCCTCGGCTGGCATTTTAAAGTCCAGAAAAACGGGAAGTTTAGATGCGTTCCATCTGCGGACAACTTTAAATCTTTTCGCAAGAAAGTAAAATACATCGTCAACAACTCGAATTATGGTTCTACCACAAAGGCTGAAAAATTAGCCCCCGTAGTTAGAGGCTGGAGGAATTACCACCGCTTCTGCAAGATGGACGGGTCAAGAAACTCGTTATTTCACATCCAAAACAGAGCATTTAGGGTATTCAACAAGGAAACTAAACAGAATCGCTATACCAGTAAGCAATTACTAGATAAGGCTTTTCCAGCAGTCCCTTACTCCGAAAACAAACACATCAATGTCAAAGGTGAGAAATCACCTTATGACGGAGATTTAAGTTATTGGAGCGAACGTAATAGCAAGCTCTATAACAACAATACCTCTAAAGCCCTCAAACGGCAAAGCCATAAATGTGGTCATTGTGGTCTAAAAATGCTCAGTGATGAGAAGGTACATTTTCATCATATAGATGGAAACCATAAGAATGGTAAACCTAAAAACCTTCTAGCAATTCATGAAAGCTGCCACGATTATATTCACATGAGCAAAAGCGAAAGCTAA
- a CDS encoding DUF4347 domain-containing protein, whose protein sequence is MAESTKSVVFVDPNVADYRNIVDSVKPGTLLFLLSANQDGIQQITQNLSGLTNIDSLQIISQGSEGSLSLGSTVLNSSNLSSYTSQLQQWGQSLTATGDILLYASNVAQGSAGKTFVQQISQLTGADVAASDDLTGNITSGGDWVLEYTTGLIEASPALEIASITSNGNSQDTVGKYPTPKPAYASNKLIVKFNDTINIAQANEIKNTLGVVKTETIKLTGAQIWTLSGKTSVETAIATHRNSSTFKYIEPDYIVTKAVTIPNDPGFGQLWGLNNTGQNGGTPDADIDAPEAWDIQKGNPNLVIGVIDTGVDYNHPDLVGNIWTNPGEIAGDGIDNDNNGYIDDIRGWDFAYNDNNPSDVDGHGTHVSGTIAGKGNNGVGVTGVAWNAKIMPLKFLADDGFGSTSNAIKAIDYATAKGVKITNNSWGGGPSEQALYNAINAAGQAGALFIAAAGNDSIDTDTSPHYPSSYNLANIISVASTTNTDSLSWFSNYGLTSVDLGAPGSGIYSTLPNNSYGTYSGTSMASPHVAGAAALVWSQNPTWTAQQVKNTLMNTGDPIAALAGKTVSGKRLNVFNALAAANLPSVTVSVSPATVQEDGATNLVYTFTRTNLNLSSPLTVNFGASGIANAAPVGSDPADYNLLTNGSVTFNPTTKLGTVTFAANATTATVAVDPIADTVQENNESVILTVNSGTGYIGDAPNTATGTIISEEGFTTYFSDDFANNTKGWTLGTEWQIGAAKTSTGQVFGNPDPGTDNTPTADNGVAGVVIGGNASAALHDFYYLTSPVINTSTANKLFFEFARWLNSDYTPYMQNKVEIFNGSSWVNLLPSNFNDYPGVQDNAWTPQQFDISAYKSASTQIRFGFNVGSAGVFTVSSWNVDDVKIYGDGGSTLPVITVAATDADAAETLLGTTPNPGQYTLTRTGDVTGSLTVNVALTGTATNGTDYTTIPNTVTFAAGSSTALVDLNVTDDTLVEAAETAILTVTSGTGYTVGTAASATVNIADNDLPVIIDVSANQTVVEGITSPQNVTYTVTLFGDSTETVTVQYATVNNTAIAGSDYTTTNGTLTFAPGVTNQDIIIPILNDSLNEAQETFNLTLSSPTNAQLGTATVTTTITDTLTSAVTTTLATNVENLTLTGITAINGTGNAGNNVLIGNSANNSLTGNAGNDTLNGGAGNDTLNGGAGNDILFGGAGNDILTGGLQKDTLTGGLGVDRFDYRVLTDSLLSDFDVVTGLNANASNDLFLVSTARSVFSNVGSVATLDTAGIAAKLTAAAFTVNSAAQFTFGSRTFVAINNATAGFSATTDAIIEVTGLTGTLGLGNFTTTLV, encoded by the coding sequence ATGGCAGAATCTACCAAATCCGTTGTTTTCGTTGATCCCAACGTTGCAGATTATAGAAATATAGTTGATAGCGTTAAACCTGGTACACTGTTGTTTCTTCTCAGTGCCAACCAAGACGGTATTCAGCAAATTACTCAGAATTTATCAGGACTTACAAACATTGATAGCCTTCAGATTATTTCTCAAGGGTCAGAAGGCAGTTTGTCACTTGGTTCAACCGTCCTCAACTCCTCAAACCTCAGCAGTTACACATCACAATTGCAGCAGTGGGGTCAATCTCTCACCGCCACAGGAGACATTCTGTTGTATGCTTCCAATGTTGCTCAGGGTTCAGCAGGTAAAACTTTTGTCCAGCAAATTAGTCAGTTGACCGGGGCAGATGTAGCTGCATCTGATGACTTGACTGGGAATATTACATCAGGTGGAGACTGGGTGTTAGAATACACTACTGGATTGATTGAAGCATCTCCAGCACTAGAAATTGCATCTATCACCTCGAACGGAAATAGTCAAGATACCGTAGGAAAATATCCAACTCCGAAACCAGCTTATGCCAGTAATAAACTGATTGTTAAATTCAATGACACAATCAATATCGCCCAAGCCAATGAGATTAAAAACACCTTGGGAGTGGTCAAGACAGAGACCATTAAGCTGACAGGGGCTCAAATATGGACGTTATCTGGAAAAACCTCTGTAGAAACTGCCATAGCTACACATAGAAATAGTTCCACATTCAAGTACATCGAGCCAGATTATATTGTCACCAAAGCAGTTACAATCCCCAATGACCCAGGGTTTGGTCAACTATGGGGACTAAATAACACAGGTCAAAATGGCGGTACTCCAGACGCAGATATTGATGCTCCTGAAGCCTGGGATATCCAAAAAGGCAATCCCAACCTGGTCATAGGAGTGATTGATACAGGAGTTGATTATAACCACCCTGATCTAGTAGGCAATATTTGGACTAATCCAGGAGAAATCGCCGGCGATGGCATAGATAACGATAATAACGGCTACATTGATGACATTCGCGGCTGGGACTTTGCCTATAATGACAACAACCCCAGTGATGTGGACGGACATGGTACCCACGTTTCTGGAACCATTGCTGGTAAAGGGAATAACGGCGTTGGTGTGACCGGGGTGGCCTGGAATGCCAAGATTATGCCTCTGAAGTTTTTAGCCGATGATGGTTTCGGTTCTACTTCCAATGCCATAAAAGCAATTGACTATGCCACAGCCAAGGGCGTGAAAATAACCAACAACTCCTGGGGAGGTGGACCCAGTGAACAAGCTTTGTATAATGCCATTAATGCAGCAGGTCAAGCTGGGGCTTTATTTATTGCGGCAGCGGGTAATGACTCTATTGACACTGACACATCACCCCACTATCCCTCCAGCTATAACCTAGCCAATATTATCTCTGTTGCTTCCACCACAAACACTGATAGCCTGTCTTGGTTCTCCAACTATGGATTGACCAGTGTGGACTTAGGCGCACCAGGTTCAGGCATTTATAGCACCCTGCCTAACAACAGTTATGGAACTTATTCTGGGACATCAATGGCCAGTCCCCACGTTGCCGGGGCTGCGGCTTTAGTCTGGTCTCAAAATCCGACTTGGACCGCACAGCAGGTTAAGAATACCTTGATGAACACCGGTGACCCAATTGCTGCCCTAGCAGGGAAAACGGTTTCTGGAAAACGCCTCAATGTTTTTAATGCTTTGGCGGCAGCTAACTTACCTTCTGTAACTGTCAGTGTCAGTCCTGCCACTGTTCAAGAAGACGGTGCGACTAACTTGGTTTATACCTTTACTCGCACCAATTTAAACCTAAGTTCTCCCCTGACCGTTAACTTCGGGGCGAGTGGCATAGCAAACGCCGCCCCGGTGGGAAGCGACCCAGCAGACTATAATCTCTTAACCAATGGCAGTGTTACCTTTAATCCGACGACGAAACTGGGAACTGTCACCTTTGCTGCTAATGCCACAACAGCAACGGTTGCGGTTGATCCGATTGCTGATACCGTACAGGAAAATAACGAATCAGTTATTTTAACTGTCAATTCTGGGACAGGCTACATTGGTGATGCTCCTAATACAGCAACGGGAACTATTATTTCTGAGGAAGGATTTACTACTTACTTCTCGGATGATTTTGCTAATAACACGAAGGGTTGGACTCTGGGGACAGAATGGCAAATCGGTGCGGCCAAGACTTCTACGGGTCAGGTTTTTGGGAACCCTGATCCTGGAACGGACAATACTCCCACTGCCGATAATGGTGTAGCCGGAGTAGTGATTGGTGGAAATGCCTCCGCAGCCTTGCACGACTTCTATTATTTAACCAGTCCGGTTATCAACACCAGCACCGCTAATAAGTTGTTCTTTGAATTTGCCCGTTGGCTCAATAGTGACTACACGCCCTATATGCAGAACAAAGTTGAGATATTCAACGGTTCTAGCTGGGTCAATCTTTTGCCTAGCAATTTCAACGATTACCCAGGAGTCCAAGATAACGCTTGGACCCCTCAACAATTTGATATTAGTGCCTACAAGAGTGCCTCAACTCAAATTCGTTTCGGGTTCAATGTTGGTAGCGCTGGTGTATTTACAGTAAGTTCTTGGAACGTTGATGACGTTAAAATCTATGGTGATGGTGGGAGTACCTTACCTGTAATCACCGTTGCTGCCACAGATGCAGATGCTGCCGAAACCCTACTAGGAACAACACCAAATCCCGGACAATACACATTAACCCGGACTGGTGATGTCACTGGTAGCTTAACAGTTAACGTTGCCTTGACCGGAACAGCCACCAATGGCACAGATTACACAACCATTCCTAATACTGTTACCTTTGCCGCAGGTTCTAGCACAGCCTTAGTTGACCTGAACGTCACTGATGACACCCTTGTAGAAGCAGCAGAAACTGCCATCCTCACCGTCACATCAGGAACAGGCTACACAGTTGGAACTGCTGCTAGTGCCACAGTCAATATTGCTGATAATGATTTACCCGTTATTATTGACGTGAGCGCTAACCAAACGGTAGTCGAAGGCATCACCAGTCCCCAAAATGTCACTTATACTGTTACTTTGTTTGGTGACAGCACTGAAACCGTTACTGTTCAATATGCCACTGTTAATAATACGGCTATAGCAGGGTCGGACTATACTACCACTAACGGAACTCTCACCTTTGCTCCTGGTGTTACCAATCAAGACATCATTATTCCCATTCTCAATGACTCCCTTAACGAAGCACAGGAAACCTTTAATCTTACCCTGTCTTCTCCTACCAATGCCCAATTGGGTACAGCAACTGTAACTACAACTATAACCGATACCCTCACATCTGCCGTTACTACCACCCTAGCAACGAATGTAGAAAACCTCACCCTGACAGGAATAACAGCAATTAACGGTACTGGTAATGCCGGCAATAACGTCCTTATCGGTAACAGTGCTAATAACAGCCTCACAGGTAACGCCGGTAATGATACTCTCAATGGTGGCGCAGGTAATGACACTCTTAACGGTGGTGCAGGTAATGATATCTTATTTGGTGGTGCTGGTAATGATATCCTCACCGGGGGGCTTCAAAAGGATACTCTAACTGGAGGGTTGGGAGTAGACCGTTTTGACTACCGCGTTTTAACTGATTCTCTTCTGAGTGACTTTGATGTCGTTACCGGACTCAATGCTAATGCTAGTAATGATTTATTCCTTGTTTCCACTGCTCGCAGCGTATTTTCTAATGTCGGATCTGTGGCAACACTTGATACAGCCGGGATTGCAGCTAAGTTAACTGCTGCTGCTTTTACAGTTAATTCTGCGGCTCAATTTACCTTTGGTAGCCGTACCTTTGTCGCTATTAACAACGCTACCGCAGGATTTAGTGCCACTACCGATGCCATCATTGAGGTGACAGGTTTAACTGGTACTTTAGGACTCGGTAACTTTACTACTACCTTAGTGTAG
- a CDS encoding GTP-binding protein yields the protein MQTTVSSESQTMEVAKQGLPVTIITGFLGSGKTTLLNHILTNQQGVKTAVLVNEFGEIGIDNELVVSTDENMVELSNGCICCTINNDLVDAVYKVLEREEKLDYLVVETTGLADPLPVAMTFLGSELRDLTRLDSIITVVDAANYSLDLFNSEAALSQITYGDVIILNKTDLVDETTLQELEKKINNIKEGSRIIRTTKSQVPLPLILSVGLFQSDKYFDSHAEEHHDHDDSGHEHHDDHDHSTCGHDHHDHEHHHHSDHLENDGFISISFQSEKPFSIRKFQHFLDNQLPTNVFRAKGIMWFDESPQRHIFHLCGKRFTIDDDQWKGEKKNQLVLIGQNLDTETLLQQLENCICLPSISRGKGFGK from the coding sequence ATGCAAACAACTGTTAGTTCCGAATCTCAGACAATGGAAGTTGCCAAACAAGGTTTACCAGTAACTATTATTACAGGTTTTTTAGGTAGTGGTAAGACGACTTTACTTAACCATATTCTCACAAATCAGCAAGGTGTAAAAACTGCGGTTTTAGTGAATGAATTTGGTGAAATTGGCATTGATAATGAATTAGTTGTTTCCACTGATGAAAACATGGTGGAATTAAGTAATGGCTGTATTTGCTGCACCATTAATAATGACTTAGTTGATGCTGTTTACAAGGTTTTAGAACGGGAAGAAAAGCTAGATTATCTAGTTGTAGAAACCACTGGTTTAGCAGATCCTTTACCTGTAGCCATGACATTTTTGGGTTCAGAATTGCGAGATTTAACCAGGTTAGATTCTATTATTACTGTAGTTGATGCGGCAAACTATAGTTTGGATTTATTCAATTCTGAAGCAGCTTTGAGTCAAATTACTTATGGTGATGTAATTATTCTCAATAAGACTGATTTGGTTGATGAAACCACTTTGCAAGAATTAGAGAAAAAAATCAACAATATCAAAGAAGGTTCTAGAATTATTCGGACAACAAAATCACAAGTTCCCCTCCCTTTAATTCTCAGTGTCGGTTTGTTTCAATCTGATAAATATTTTGATTCTCACGCAGAAGAACATCATGATCATGATGATTCTGGACATGAACATCATGACGACCATGATCATTCTACCTGTGGCCATGACCACCATGATCATGAACATCATCACCATTCTGACCACTTAGAAAATGATGGTTTTATCTCTATTTCTTTCCAAAGTGAAAAACCTTTTTCCATTAGAAAGTTTCAACATTTCCTAGATAACCAATTACCCACAAATGTTTTCCGTGCTAAGGGAATTATGTGGTTTGATGAAAGTCCTCAACGGCATATTTTCCATCTTTGCGGTAAACGCTTCACTATTGATGATGATCAATGGAAAGGTGAAAAGAAAAATCAGTTAGTGTTAATTGGTCAAAATCTGGATACCGAAACCTTACTTCAGCAGTTAGAAAACTGTATTTGTCTTCCTTCTATTAGTAGAGGTAAAGGATTTGGGAAGTAG
- a CDS encoding Uma2 family endonuclease, whose product MIQTLPKTKSVTFEEFVQWKPEGKYYELHNGVIIEMNQPLGDHEDISSFLAEIATAEYLRLNLPYRIPKTVLVKQPENESAYSPDVLILNRSNLINEPLWKKQATVTQAASIPLVIEVVSSNWRVDYLTKVKDYEEIGIPEYWIIDYLALGGTPYIGNPKQPTISIYDLINGEYQVRQFRENETIVSPTFPELTLTANQIFQAGM is encoded by the coding sequence ATGATTCAAACATTACCGAAGACTAAATCAGTAACTTTTGAAGAATTTGTGCAATGGAAGCCAGAGGGAAAGTATTATGAATTACATAATGGAGTAATTATTGAAATGAATCAACCTTTAGGAGATCATGAAGATATTAGTAGTTTTTTGGCTGAGATAGCTACGGCGGAATATCTGCGCTTAAATTTACCCTACCGTATTCCTAAAACGGTTTTAGTAAAACAACCTGAAAATGAATCAGCTTACTCACCAGATGTCTTGATACTAAATCGTTCTAATTTAATCAATGAGCCATTATGGAAAAAACAAGCTACAGTTACTCAAGCAGCATCAATTCCCTTAGTGATTGAAGTTGTTAGTAGCAATTGGCGTGTTGATTACTTAACAAAAGTCAAAGACTATGAAGAAATTGGGATTCCTGAATATTGGATTATTGATTATTTAGCTTTAGGTGGAACTCCCTATATAGGAAATCCTAAACAACCAACTATTTCTATTTATGATTTAATCAATGGAGAATATCAAGTTAGACAATTTCGAGAAAATGAAACTATAGTATCACCAACTTTTCCAGAATTGACCTTAACTGCTAACCAAATTTTTCAAGCTGGTATGTAA
- a CDS encoding cysteine--tRNA ligase: MTLSIYNTLSRRQEQFTTVEPGKVKMYCCGMTVYDYCHLGHARTCIVWDVVRRYLQFIGYDVRYIQNFTDIDDKILKRAREENSSMEEVAERYIQAYFEDMSRLGIKEADEYPRATHTINGIQRLIHDLEHKGFAYPADGDVYYSVQNFEEYGKLSGRKLEDMQAGASERVNIEDAEYQKKRYPFDFALWKAAKPGEPAWESPWGKGRPGWHIECSAMVRDRLGDTIDIHAGGADLIFPHHENEIAQSEAVTGKPLANYWLHNGMVKVDGEKMSKSLGNFITIRQLLDRGVDPMAVRLFVMMAQYRKPIDFTDDAILAATNGWHTIKEGLLFGYHHNQQLGTETNLISHSYIDKFKEAVNDDFNFPGGLTVIFELAKELIREGNIIVHQGKTETPAHELQQKWRTLITLADVLGLTAQPETKTPTQDGISNAEIEALIQQRQEARNAKNFAESDRIRDEIKAKGFDLIDTKGGGTLWHPTIN, encoded by the coding sequence ATGACCCTATCTATTTACAATACTCTCAGCCGTCGTCAAGAACAATTTACCACCGTCGAACCTGGAAAGGTGAAAATGTATTGCTGTGGCATGACGGTTTATGATTACTGCCATTTGGGTCATGCGAGAACGTGCATTGTTTGGGATGTAGTCCGTCGTTACCTGCAATTTATTGGTTATGATGTGCGTTATATCCAGAATTTTACTGATATTGATGATAAAATTCTTAAACGTGCCAGAGAAGAAAATTCTTCAATGGAAGAGGTTGCAGAACGCTACATTCAAGCATATTTTGAGGATATGTCGCGGTTGGGAATTAAAGAAGCTGACGAATATCCCCGCGCTACACATACCATCAATGGTATTCAAAGATTAATTCACGATTTAGAACATAAAGGATTTGCTTATCCTGCTGATGGTGATGTGTATTATTCTGTACAGAATTTTGAGGAATATGGCAAACTTTCAGGACGTAAATTAGAGGATATGCAAGCCGGCGCAAGTGAACGGGTAAATATCGAAGATGCAGAATATCAAAAGAAGCGATATCCCTTTGATTTTGCCCTGTGGAAGGCTGCAAAACCCGGTGAACCTGCGTGGGAGTCTCCTTGGGGAAAAGGTCGCCCTGGATGGCATATTGAATGCTCGGCGATGGTGCGCGATCGCTTGGGTGATACTATAGATATTCATGCTGGTGGTGCTGACTTAATTTTCCCCCACCACGAAAACGAAATTGCCCAATCGGAAGCCGTTACAGGAAAACCTTTAGCAAATTATTGGTTACACAATGGCATGGTAAAAGTTGATGGGGAAAAAATGTCCAAATCCTTGGGTAATTTTATCACCATTCGCCAATTGTTAGATCGGGGTGTAGACCCAATGGCGGTAAGATTATTTGTGATGATGGCACAATATCGTAAACCCATAGATTTTACCGATGATGCTATATTAGCAGCAACAAATGGCTGGCATACTATCAAAGAAGGATTACTTTTCGGCTATCACCATAATCAACAATTGGGAACTGAAACTAATTTAATTTCTCATAGCTACATTGATAAATTCAAAGAAGCCGTTAATGATGACTTTAATTTCCCTGGTGGGTTAACAGTAATTTTTGAATTAGCTAAAGAACTAATTCGAGAAGGGAATATTATTGTACATCAAGGAAAAACAGAAACTCCAGCCCATGAATTACAGCAAAAATGGCGAACATTAATTACATTAGCAGATGTTTTGGGTTTAACCGCCCAACCAGAAACAAAAACTCCTACACAGGATGGTATAAGTAATGCAGAAATTGAAGCTCTAATTCAACAAAGACAAGAAGCAAGAAACGCAAAGAATTTTGCCGAATCTGACCGTATTCGTGATGAAATAAAAGCAAAAGGTTTTGACTTAATTGATACAAAAGGAGGTGGCACACTCTGGCATCCCACCATTAATTAA